A single genomic interval of Prunus dulcis chromosome 5, ALMONDv2, whole genome shotgun sequence harbors:
- the LOC117628813 gene encoding NAC domain-containing protein 100-like: MENVPAGMVEQYEQIDLPPGFRFHPTDEELISHYLHKKVIDISFSCKAIGEVDLNKSEPWDLPGKAKMGEKEWYFFCVRDRKYPTGLRTNRATEAGYWKATGKDKEIYKGKSLVGMKKTLVFYRGRAPKGEKSNWVMHEYRLEGKLSVHNLPKTAKNEWVICRVFEKNSGGKKTHISGFVRYGSLGNEMDPSGLPPLMDSSPYSSKTKLASESSYVPCFSNLDPTDVQRNQGIVDYMNNPLFGVSSNTSNFFPRAPFSNSFYSAQSAPVAANFPFPGSVLMQDQSILRALLENNGSNMRQSFKTEREMVSVSQETGLTSEMNTEISSVMSNLEMGRRPFGDQEAPAAAAGAVDLDNFWNY, from the exons ATGGAAAACGTTCCAGCTGGAATGGTCGAGCAATATGAGCAGATCGATTTGCCACCGGGGTTTCGGTTCCACCCAACCGATGAAGAGCTTATTTCTCACTACCTGCATAAGAAGGTTATTGATATCAGCTTCTCTTGTAAAGCAATTGGGGAGGTGGACTTGAACAAGTCTGAACCTTGGGATTTGCCTG GGAAAGCGAAAATGGGAGAAAAGGAATGGTACTTTTTCTGTGTGAGAGACAGAAAGTACCCAACTGGTCTGAGGACAAACAGGGCAACTGAAGCTGGATATTGGAAAGCCACGGGGAAAGATAAAGAGATCTACAAAGGAAAATCCCTAGTTGGCATGAAAAAGACCTTGGTTTTCTACAGAGGCAGAGCCCCCAAAGGAGAAAAGAGCAATTGGGTCATGCATGAGTACAGATTGGAGGGTAAATTATCTGTTCATAACCTCCCCAAAACTGCAAAG AATGAATGGGTGATTTGcagggtttttgagaaaaactctGGTGGCAAAAAAACCCATATTTCAGGATTTGTGAGATATGGTTCTCTGGGAAATGAAATGGATCCTTCTGGTCTGCCACCGTTAATGGATTCTTCACCTTACAGCTCCAAAACCAAACTCGCCTCTGAGTCCTCTTACGTGCCCTGCTTCTCCAACCTTGATCCCACTGATGTTCAAAGAAACCAAGGGATTGTTGATTATATGAACAACCCTCTTTTTGGTGTTTCTTCAAACACCTCCAACTTTTTCCCCAGAGCCCCATTTTCCAACTCATTCTACTCTGCTCAGTCTGCTCCAGTTGCAGCAAATTTCCCGTTCCCAGGTTCAGTTTTAATGCAAGACCAGTCCATTCTGAGGGCCTTGCTTGAAAACAATGGTTCAAACATGAGGCAGAGCTTCAAAACAGAGAGGGAAATGGTCAGTGTGTCCCAAGAGACGGGGCTAACAAGTGAAATGAACACTGAAATCTCTTCTGTCATGTCCAATCTTGAGATGGGAAGGAGGCCATTTGGTGATCAAGAGGCCCCAGCAGCAGCCGCTGGAGCAGTGGACCTGGATAATTTTTggaattattaa
- the LOC117629378 gene encoding transcription factor MYB16-like, translating into MGKSTCFAAASGIKRGPWTPEEDRKLLDFIQLHGHGSWSSLPQKAGLKRCGKSCRLRWRNYLRPDIKRGNFSLHEDQTIIQLHALLGNRWSAIAAHLPKRTDNEIKNYWNTHLKKRLAKIGFDPVTHKPKTAILGSANGDPKKLSNLSHIAQWESARLQAEARLSKESELHKSSAHQLLHDQTASLTHDHLHHQFAPLVPQCLDILRASAWESLISMSTKSSSSDADAPTNHINGGQNHVSFGYHHDVHEHGVNIISNFEGPTSDHQFSSMTECDDSRAMSSMTTGSLGLNELIGQYCGNECSELFEALQQYMGFEVEVGDAWTSLEQLL; encoded by the exons ATGGGAAAGTCTACTTGCTTTGCTGCAGCATCGGGCATAAAGAGAGGTCCATGGACTCCTGAAGAAGACAGAAAGCTCTTAGATTTCATTCAACTACATGGCCATGGAAGCTGGAGCTCCTTGCCCCAAAAAGCTG GTTTGAAAAGATGCGGGAAGAGCTGTAGGCTAAGGTGGAGAAACTACCTAAGGCCTGATATTAAGAGGGGAAATTTCAGTTTGCACGAAGACCAAACCATCATTCAACTCCATGCACTTCTAGGCAACAG ATGGTCGGCTATAGCTGCGCACTTACCAAAGAGGACAGACAATGAGATCAAGAATTACTGGAACACACATCTCAAGAAACGACTGGCCAAGATAGGGTTTGACCCTGTCACCCACAAGCCCAAGACTGCCATTCTTGGCTCTGCCAATGGTGACCCCAAGAAGTTGTCAAATCTCAGCCACATTGCTCAGTGGGAAAGTGCCAGGCTCCAAGCGGAAGCCAGGTTGTCCAAAGAGTCTGAACTACACAAATCATCAGCTCATCAGCTACTTCACGATCAAACGGCGTCACTTACTCATGATCATCTTCACCATCAGTTTGCCCCACTCGTTCCACAGTGCCTTGACATTCTAAGGGCATCAGCTTGGGAAAGCCTGATATCAATGTCGACAAAGTCATCAAGCTCAGATGCTGATGCACCAACCAATCACATCAACGGCGGCCAAAATCACGTTTCTTTTGGTTATCATCATGATGTTCATGAGCATGGCGTTAATATCATAAGTAATTTTGAGGGTCCAACATCGGATCATCAGTTCTCAAGCATGACGGAATGTGATGATTCACGGGCCATGTCATCAATGACGACTGGATCGCTGGGTTTGAATGAGCTTATAGGCCAATATTGCGGGAACGAATGCAGTGAATTATTCGAGGCACTCCAGCAATATATGGGGTTTGAAGTTGAGGTCGGGGATGCTTGGACTAGTTTGGAACAATTATTGTGA
- the LOC117627906 gene encoding uncharacterized protein LOC117627906 isoform X2: MATPAPPAATSSSMASTFRAYSMPLILFAAAMFFQLFVIPKSFPPSNYDILGIKMYSSIEEVREAYNNISSAWNSGERAPVTLDFIKIQYAYELLTNPLWKRNYDIFGIDEQIDVIEKVKEQYAGESFSKIELPLLDSVSSDIQDHDLTVITSKDFQTMFQGNMPALIQLCSFGSKSCDKFSDAWKKIAALLGGVANTGLLELGELQLATHLAERKPTGQPFFRNGLPSLVAFPPGCKTSNCLVRYEGELWVDSVTDWFATTILGLPRILYYSKESLGQKFLAKVSLHKESTFWFNSFEVESAPAIVFLKDPGVKPVVYHGSVNNSWFLKIMEQNKQQGLPQLRSTTSMELGCDPRGYSRAGHHTVTWYCAVIAGRHSPELSTMRGTMHRVEEILSNEVESRSADEEQSIAPAAGALKSKRLTFAWLDGEAQKKYCLFFLQSETSHETCGERTDMTDVPQLYIVRYKRNVTEEGDKPEQKPKSIWDAVQDQELDPASQLVAKYNGSDEIPEIMKWISQIIKDGDSRDLPHYRTRTPHLVPESSEPIWSAGVQSIPSTNTIKQSIRRILRGFYDRIGGDPRIGPILLLAALMSFGTIWLRRSQATPVSNQPSQPSQPNSKEAGRPRRDRPRRATNEHLPPSITDMEPKDSYQWSLSGSDSD; this comes from the exons ATGGCAACGCCTGCGCCTCCGGCCGCGACGAGCTCGTCAATGGCGTCCACGTTCAGAGCCTACTCGATGCCTCTGATTCTCTTTGCCGCCGCCATGTTCTTCCAGCTCTTCGTCATTCCCAAATCCTTTCCTCCTTCTAATTACGACa TTCTTGGTATAAAGATGTATAGCTCAATTGAAGAAGTGAGAGAGGCCTACAACAATATTTCTTCCGCCtg GAACTCAGGCGAGCGAGCTCCTGTTACTCTTGATTTTATCAAG ATTCAATATGCTTATGAGTTGCTGACGAATCCGTTGTGGAAGAGAAACTATGACATATTTGGCATTGATGAGCAAATA GATGTAATTGAGAAGGTCAAAGAGCAATATGCAGGAGAAAGCTTTTCAAAGATAGAACTTCCTTTACTTGACTCTGTTTCTTCAG aTATTCAAGATCATGATCTTACAGTCATTACCTCCAAGGATTTCCAGACCATGTTTCAGGGTAACATGCCAGCGCTAATTCAG TTGTGCTCATTTGGGAGCAAAAGCTGTGATAAATTTTCTGATGCGTGGAAAAAAATTG CTGCTCTGTTGGGTGGTGTGGCAAATACTGGTCTTTTGGAACTTGGGGAGCTTCAGCTAGCAACACATCTTGCTGAGAGAAAACCAACTGGACAACCTTTCTTCAGGAATG GCCTTCCTTCTCTTGTTGCTTTTCCCCCGGGGTGTAAAACTTCCAATTGCCTTGTTAG GTACGAAGGAGAGCTCTGGGTTGATTCAGTTACAGATTGGTTTGCAACAACCATACTTGGTTTACCTCGTATTCTTTACTACTCAAAGGAGTCACTG GGGCAGAAGTTTCTAGCAAAAGTTAGTCTTCATAAG GAATCTACTTTTTGGTTTAATTC GTTTGAGGTGGAATCTGCACCTGCTATAGTGTTTCTGAAAGATCCTGGTGTCAAACCTGTTGTGTACCATG GATCTGTTAACAATTCATGGTTCTTAAAGATCATGGAACAGAATAAACAGCAAG GGCTTCCACAGTTGAGGAGTACGACATCCATGGAATTGGGTTGTGATCCTCGAGGCTATTCCCGTGCTGGACACCATACCGTTACTTGGTACTGTGCTGTTATAGCAGGAAGGCATAGCCCAGAACTCAGTACCATGCGTGGA ACCATGCATAGGGTTGAAGAAATCTTATCGAATGAAGTTGAGTCAAGATCAGCTGATGAAGAGCAATCTATAGCACCAGCAGCAGGTGCACTTAAAAGCAAACGACTGACATTTGCTTGGCTTGATGGAGAAGCCCAAAAG AAATATTgtctcttcttcctccaatCTGAAACCAGCCATGAAACTTGTGGAGAAAGGACAGATATGACTGATGTACCTCAGTTATATATCGTGCGCTACAAAAGGAATGTGACAGAAGAGGGTGACAAACCCGAGCAAAAGCCGAAAAGCATATGGGATGCAGTACAAGATCAGGAATTAGATCCAGCATCACAGCTTGTGGCAAAGTACAATGGTTCAGATGAAATTCCGGAG aTTATGAAATGGATCTCGCAAATAATCAAGGATGGAGACTCCAGAGATCTTCCTCATTAT AGAACAAGAACTCCTCATCTGGTTCCTGAGAGTTCAGAGCCAATATGGTCCGCGGGTGTCCAAAGCATTCCTTCAACAAATACGATCAAGCAGAGCATCCGTCGCATTTTACGTGGATTCTATGATCGCATCGGAGGAGATCCAAGGATTGGTCCGATTTTGCTTCTGGCGGCATTGATGTCTTTTGGTACCATCTGGCTTCGGAGGAGCCAAGCAACTCCAGTGTCGAATCAACCAAGTCAACCAAGTCAACCAAATTCCAAG GAAGCAGGTAGACCAAGGAGAGACCGGCCTCGAAGAGCGACTAATGAACACCTTCCTCCTTCCATCACTGATATGGAACCCAAAGATTCTTATCAATGGTCACTATCAGGTTCTGATTCTGATTAG
- the LOC117627906 gene encoding uncharacterized protein LOC117627906 isoform X1 yields the protein MATPAPPAATSSSMASTFRAYSMPLILFAAAMFFQLFVIPKSFPPSNYDILGIKMYSSIEEVREAYNNISSAWNSGERAPVTLDFIKIQYAYELLTNPLWKRNYDIFGIDEQIDVIEKVKEQYAGESFSKIELPLLDSVSSDIQDHDLTVITSKDFQTMFQGNMPALIQLCSFGSKSCDKFSDAWKKIAALLGGVANTGLLELGELQLATHLAERKPTGQPFFRNGLPSLVAFPPGCKTSNCLVRYEGELWVDSVTDWFATTILGLPRILYYSKESLGQKFLAKVSLHKVKVIFFSKTGERAAPFIRHAAKNYWTHASFAFVLWREEESTFWFNSFEVESAPAIVFLKDPGVKPVVYHGSVNNSWFLKIMEQNKQQGLPQLRSTTSMELGCDPRGYSRAGHHTVTWYCAVIAGRHSPELSTMRGTMHRVEEILSNEVESRSADEEQSIAPAAGALKSKRLTFAWLDGEAQKKYCLFFLQSETSHETCGERTDMTDVPQLYIVRYKRNVTEEGDKPEQKPKSIWDAVQDQELDPASQLVAKYNGSDEIPEIMKWISQIIKDGDSRDLPHYRTRTPHLVPESSEPIWSAGVQSIPSTNTIKQSIRRILRGFYDRIGGDPRIGPILLLAALMSFGTIWLRRSQATPVSNQPSQPSQPNSKEAGRPRRDRPRRATNEHLPPSITDMEPKDSYQWSLSGSDSD from the exons ATGGCAACGCCTGCGCCTCCGGCCGCGACGAGCTCGTCAATGGCGTCCACGTTCAGAGCCTACTCGATGCCTCTGATTCTCTTTGCCGCCGCCATGTTCTTCCAGCTCTTCGTCATTCCCAAATCCTTTCCTCCTTCTAATTACGACa TTCTTGGTATAAAGATGTATAGCTCAATTGAAGAAGTGAGAGAGGCCTACAACAATATTTCTTCCGCCtg GAACTCAGGCGAGCGAGCTCCTGTTACTCTTGATTTTATCAAG ATTCAATATGCTTATGAGTTGCTGACGAATCCGTTGTGGAAGAGAAACTATGACATATTTGGCATTGATGAGCAAATA GATGTAATTGAGAAGGTCAAAGAGCAATATGCAGGAGAAAGCTTTTCAAAGATAGAACTTCCTTTACTTGACTCTGTTTCTTCAG aTATTCAAGATCATGATCTTACAGTCATTACCTCCAAGGATTTCCAGACCATGTTTCAGGGTAACATGCCAGCGCTAATTCAG TTGTGCTCATTTGGGAGCAAAAGCTGTGATAAATTTTCTGATGCGTGGAAAAAAATTG CTGCTCTGTTGGGTGGTGTGGCAAATACTGGTCTTTTGGAACTTGGGGAGCTTCAGCTAGCAACACATCTTGCTGAGAGAAAACCAACTGGACAACCTTTCTTCAGGAATG GCCTTCCTTCTCTTGTTGCTTTTCCCCCGGGGTGTAAAACTTCCAATTGCCTTGTTAG GTACGAAGGAGAGCTCTGGGTTGATTCAGTTACAGATTGGTTTGCAACAACCATACTTGGTTTACCTCGTATTCTTTACTACTCAAAGGAGTCACTG GGGCAGAAGTTTCTAGCAAAAGTTAGTCTTCATAAG GTAAAAGTaattttcttctccaaaacaggGGAGCGTGCTGCTCCTTTCATACGCCATGCTGCTAAAAATTATTGGACTCATGCTTCTTTTGCATTTGTGCTGTGGCGAGAAGAGGAATCTACTTTTTGGTTTAATTC GTTTGAGGTGGAATCTGCACCTGCTATAGTGTTTCTGAAAGATCCTGGTGTCAAACCTGTTGTGTACCATG GATCTGTTAACAATTCATGGTTCTTAAAGATCATGGAACAGAATAAACAGCAAG GGCTTCCACAGTTGAGGAGTACGACATCCATGGAATTGGGTTGTGATCCTCGAGGCTATTCCCGTGCTGGACACCATACCGTTACTTGGTACTGTGCTGTTATAGCAGGAAGGCATAGCCCAGAACTCAGTACCATGCGTGGA ACCATGCATAGGGTTGAAGAAATCTTATCGAATGAAGTTGAGTCAAGATCAGCTGATGAAGAGCAATCTATAGCACCAGCAGCAGGTGCACTTAAAAGCAAACGACTGACATTTGCTTGGCTTGATGGAGAAGCCCAAAAG AAATATTgtctcttcttcctccaatCTGAAACCAGCCATGAAACTTGTGGAGAAAGGACAGATATGACTGATGTACCTCAGTTATATATCGTGCGCTACAAAAGGAATGTGACAGAAGAGGGTGACAAACCCGAGCAAAAGCCGAAAAGCATATGGGATGCAGTACAAGATCAGGAATTAGATCCAGCATCACAGCTTGTGGCAAAGTACAATGGTTCAGATGAAATTCCGGAG aTTATGAAATGGATCTCGCAAATAATCAAGGATGGAGACTCCAGAGATCTTCCTCATTAT AGAACAAGAACTCCTCATCTGGTTCCTGAGAGTTCAGAGCCAATATGGTCCGCGGGTGTCCAAAGCATTCCTTCAACAAATACGATCAAGCAGAGCATCCGTCGCATTTTACGTGGATTCTATGATCGCATCGGAGGAGATCCAAGGATTGGTCCGATTTTGCTTCTGGCGGCATTGATGTCTTTTGGTACCATCTGGCTTCGGAGGAGCCAAGCAACTCCAGTGTCGAATCAACCAAGTCAACCAAGTCAACCAAATTCCAAG GAAGCAGGTAGACCAAGGAGAGACCGGCCTCGAAGAGCGACTAATGAACACCTTCCTCCTTCCATCACTGATATGGAACCCAAAGATTCTTATCAATGGTCACTATCAGGTTCTGATTCTGATTAG
- the LOC117627906 gene encoding uncharacterized protein LOC117627906 isoform X3 translates to MATPAPPAATSSSMASTFRAYSMPLILFAAAMFFQLFVIPKSFPPSNYDILGIKMYSSIEEVREAYNNISSAWNSGERAPVTLDFIKIQYAYELLTNPLWKRNYDIFGIDEQIDVIEKVKEQYAGESFSKIELPLLDSVSSDIQDHDLTVITSKDFQTMFQGNMPALIQLCSFGSKSCDKFSDAWKKIAALLGGVANTGLLELGELQLATHLAERKPTGQPFFRNGLPSLVAFPPGCKTSNCLVRYEGELWVDSVTDWFATTILGLPRILYYSKESLGQKFLAKVSLHKVKVIFFSKTGERAAPFIRHAAKNYWTHASFAFVLWREEESTFWFNSFEVESAPAIVFLKDPGVKPVVYHGSVNNSWFLKIMEQNKQQGLPQLRSTTSMELGCDPRGYSRAGHHTVTWYCAVIAGRHSPELSTMRGTMHRVEEILSNEVESRSADEEQSIAPAAGALKSKRLTFAWLDGEAQKRTRTPHLVPESSEPIWSAGVQSIPSTNTIKQSIRRILRGFYDRIGGDPRIGPILLLAALMSFGTIWLRRSQATPVSNQPSQPSQPNSKEAGRPRRDRPRRATNEHLPPSITDMEPKDSYQWSLSGSDSD, encoded by the exons ATGGCAACGCCTGCGCCTCCGGCCGCGACGAGCTCGTCAATGGCGTCCACGTTCAGAGCCTACTCGATGCCTCTGATTCTCTTTGCCGCCGCCATGTTCTTCCAGCTCTTCGTCATTCCCAAATCCTTTCCTCCTTCTAATTACGACa TTCTTGGTATAAAGATGTATAGCTCAATTGAAGAAGTGAGAGAGGCCTACAACAATATTTCTTCCGCCtg GAACTCAGGCGAGCGAGCTCCTGTTACTCTTGATTTTATCAAG ATTCAATATGCTTATGAGTTGCTGACGAATCCGTTGTGGAAGAGAAACTATGACATATTTGGCATTGATGAGCAAATA GATGTAATTGAGAAGGTCAAAGAGCAATATGCAGGAGAAAGCTTTTCAAAGATAGAACTTCCTTTACTTGACTCTGTTTCTTCAG aTATTCAAGATCATGATCTTACAGTCATTACCTCCAAGGATTTCCAGACCATGTTTCAGGGTAACATGCCAGCGCTAATTCAG TTGTGCTCATTTGGGAGCAAAAGCTGTGATAAATTTTCTGATGCGTGGAAAAAAATTG CTGCTCTGTTGGGTGGTGTGGCAAATACTGGTCTTTTGGAACTTGGGGAGCTTCAGCTAGCAACACATCTTGCTGAGAGAAAACCAACTGGACAACCTTTCTTCAGGAATG GCCTTCCTTCTCTTGTTGCTTTTCCCCCGGGGTGTAAAACTTCCAATTGCCTTGTTAG GTACGAAGGAGAGCTCTGGGTTGATTCAGTTACAGATTGGTTTGCAACAACCATACTTGGTTTACCTCGTATTCTTTACTACTCAAAGGAGTCACTG GGGCAGAAGTTTCTAGCAAAAGTTAGTCTTCATAAG GTAAAAGTaattttcttctccaaaacaggGGAGCGTGCTGCTCCTTTCATACGCCATGCTGCTAAAAATTATTGGACTCATGCTTCTTTTGCATTTGTGCTGTGGCGAGAAGAGGAATCTACTTTTTGGTTTAATTC GTTTGAGGTGGAATCTGCACCTGCTATAGTGTTTCTGAAAGATCCTGGTGTCAAACCTGTTGTGTACCATG GATCTGTTAACAATTCATGGTTCTTAAAGATCATGGAACAGAATAAACAGCAAG GGCTTCCACAGTTGAGGAGTACGACATCCATGGAATTGGGTTGTGATCCTCGAGGCTATTCCCGTGCTGGACACCATACCGTTACTTGGTACTGTGCTGTTATAGCAGGAAGGCATAGCCCAGAACTCAGTACCATGCGTGGA ACCATGCATAGGGTTGAAGAAATCTTATCGAATGAAGTTGAGTCAAGATCAGCTGATGAAGAGCAATCTATAGCACCAGCAGCAGGTGCACTTAAAAGCAAACGACTGACATTTGCTTGGCTTGATGGAGAAGCCCAAAAG AGAACAAGAACTCCTCATCTGGTTCCTGAGAGTTCAGAGCCAATATGGTCCGCGGGTGTCCAAAGCATTCCTTCAACAAATACGATCAAGCAGAGCATCCGTCGCATTTTACGTGGATTCTATGATCGCATCGGAGGAGATCCAAGGATTGGTCCGATTTTGCTTCTGGCGGCATTGATGTCTTTTGGTACCATCTGGCTTCGGAGGAGCCAAGCAACTCCAGTGTCGAATCAACCAAGTCAACCAAGTCAACCAAATTCCAAG GAAGCAGGTAGACCAAGGAGAGACCGGCCTCGAAGAGCGACTAATGAACACCTTCCTCCTTCCATCACTGATATGGAACCCAAAGATTCTTATCAATGGTCACTATCAGGTTCTGATTCTGATTAG
- the LOC117629121 gene encoding uncharacterized protein LOC117629121: MVDQEEDRSVYLLMSYYDSRYTDSIYQVTFKHGGVTHEPPVVELDQEFYDGFYIQGARITNRSQLYILLQNGYNDPLKQVPSGYSIETKKWSYHSSLPPNITSKPLATLVSAYDKLYYIASPVCLPPIKEPSFERYDPAQNLWERMPSFPFYHDDGIRMEIIGYAVCYGVILFSLWDSDLNPNVVAFHESINQWSQVTFASYAPFRGRAVVVGDTIYAVHALMVEHIIAFSFKMDKGEHGCITYSLSPLFTLRGLEIACPPVPFCELKTGYLVHLGNHDFFHVMTGSPNSEPRPEVQYLCITTFQIVVGEGGRPMIKTIQSTIHPVNIKGRDWFFLEFCFTPECGDHEPIEGDIMTSMNQPKQEEITLNEHEPTKDENVLTWEVARSEFLARRCQRKRPRKKPSWSNRHVV, encoded by the exons ATGGTAGATCAGGAGGAAGATAGATCTGTATATTTATTGATGTCTTATTATGATAGCCGATACACTGATTCAATCTATCAAGTTACATTCAAACATGGAGGAGTCACCCATGAACCCCCAGTAGTTGAACTTGACCAAGAGTTTTATGACGGTTTTTACATCCAGGGTGCCAGGATTACCAACCGCTCCCAATTATACATCCTTCTACAAAACGGTTATAATGACCCTTTAAAGCAGGTGCCATCAGGATATAGTATTGAAACGAAGAAGTGGTCATATCATTCATCTCTTCCTCCTAACATAACATCTAAACCACTAGCAACTCTTGTATCTGCGTATGACAAGCTCTACTATATTGCGTCTCCAGTGTGCTTACCACCAATTAAGGAGCCCTCCTTTGAGAGATATGATCCCGCCCAAAACCTTTGGGAGCGAATGccttcttttccattttatcATGATGATGGGATCCGTATGGAAATAATTGGTTATGCCGTTTGTTATGGcgttattttgttttcattgtgGGACTCCGACCTAAATCCGAATGTTGTTGCTTTTCATGAGAGTATAAACCAATGGAGTCAAGTGACTTTTGCTTCCTATGCCCCATTTCGAGGGAGGGCCGTGGTTGTAGGTGACACTATCTATGCCGTACATGCGCTTATGGTGGAGCATATTATAGCATTCTCCTTCAAGATGGACAAAGGTGAACATGGTTGCATTACATATTCCCTAAGCCCACTGTTTACATTGCGTGGATTGGAAATCGCGTGTCCGCCAGTGCCATTTTGTGAGCTTAAGACAGGGTATTTAGTTCATTTGGGTAACCATGACTTTTTTCATGTCATGACTGGTAGTCCCAATAGCGAACCACGTCCTGAAGTTCAATATCTTTGTATCACCACGTTTCAAATTGTTGTTGGAGAAGGAGGAAGACCCATGATCAAGACCATACAGTCAACTATTCATCCTGTGAATATCAAAGGCCGTGATTGGTTCTTTCTTGAGTTCTGCTTCACGCC TGAGTGCGGGGATCATGAACCTATAGAAGGGGACATTATGACTAGTATGAATCagccaaaacaagaagaaatcaCTCTGAATGAACATGAACCAACTAAGGATGAGAATGTCTTGACGTGGGAGGTGGCTCGTAGCGAGTTTCTTGCTCGCCGGTGTCAAAG AAAGAGGCCAAGAAAGAAGCCAAGCTGGAGTAACCGCCATGTAGTATGA